One Nocardioides luti DNA window includes the following coding sequences:
- a CDS encoding alpha/beta fold hydrolase, producing the protein MSTTAEGRDAVRSRDRVRSVSVRGLQARVSVRAARGDRVGEPPLLLCNGIGISLEALQPLVDALDPDRGVVRFDVPGVGGSQAPPFPYPIAALASWVGALMTKLGHREYDALGLSWGGGLAQQLAVQSRKRVRRVVLVATGTGMLMVPAHPRVLRIMSTPRRHRDPAYAATVAPLIYGGSMRTDPARGAALLHATTRSGPKRGYYYQLAAMTGWTSLPFLGLLRQPTLVMGGDDDPIIPAANPRMQAALIPNARLHLYAGGHLGVLTEADELVPVIEAFLDEDRG; encoded by the coding sequence ATGTCCACGACCGCTGAGGGCCGCGACGCCGTCCGGTCCCGCGACCGGGTCCGGTCGGTGTCGGTGCGCGGGCTCCAGGCCCGGGTGTCGGTGCGGGCGGCGCGCGGCGACCGGGTCGGCGAGCCGCCGCTGCTGCTCTGCAACGGCATCGGGATCAGCCTCGAGGCGCTGCAGCCGCTCGTCGACGCGCTGGACCCCGACCGGGGCGTCGTGCGCTTCGACGTCCCCGGTGTCGGCGGCAGCCAGGCGCCGCCGTTCCCCTACCCGATCGCGGCCCTCGCGTCGTGGGTCGGCGCGCTGATGACGAAGCTCGGGCACCGCGAGTACGACGCGCTCGGGCTGTCGTGGGGCGGCGGGCTCGCCCAGCAGCTGGCCGTGCAGTCGCGCAAGCGGGTGCGCCGCGTCGTGCTGGTCGCGACCGGGACCGGGATGCTGATGGTGCCGGCACACCCCCGGGTGCTGCGGATCATGTCGACGCCGCGGCGCCACCGCGACCCGGCGTACGCCGCCACCGTCGCGCCGCTGATCTACGGCGGCTCGATGCGCACCGACCCCGCGCGGGGCGCGGCGCTGCTGCACGCGACGACGCGGTCGGGGCCCAAGCGCGGCTACTACTACCAGCTCGCCGCGATGACGGGCTGGACCAGCCTGCCGTTCCTGGGGCTGCTCAGGCAGCCGACGCTGGTGATGGGCGGCGACGACGACCCGATCATCCCGGCGGCCAACCCGCGGATGCAGGCGGCGCTGATCCCGAACGCGCGGCTGCACCTCTACGCGGGCGGGCACCTCGGCGTGCTCACCGAGGCGGACGAGCTGGTACCGGTGATCGAGGCGTTCCTCGACGAGGACCGCGGCTGA
- a CDS encoding TraR/DksA family transcriptional regulator, protein MASDARTLLTDKKSELEEQMAVLEEPPGSPGEISFGKRIGEGTSIAVDRLSQVAVHDQLQVTMVDVDRALVKLDEDTYGTCDVCGKPIPEGRLEALPWATLCVEDAAKR, encoded by the coding sequence ATGGCCTCCGACGCACGCACCCTCCTGACCGACAAGAAGTCCGAGCTGGAGGAGCAGATGGCGGTGCTCGAGGAGCCGCCCGGCTCGCCGGGTGAGATCTCCTTCGGCAAGCGGATCGGCGAGGGCACGTCGATCGCCGTGGACCGGCTCTCGCAGGTCGCCGTCCACGACCAGCTCCAGGTCACGATGGTCGACGTCGACCGCGCCCTGGTGAAGCTGGACGAGGACACCTACGGCACCTGCGACGTCTGCGGGAAGCCGATCCCCGAGGGTCGCCTCGAGGCGCTCCCGTGGGCCACGCTCTGCGTCGAGGACGCCGCCAAGCGCTGA
- a CDS encoding nuclear transport factor 2 family protein: MSSEATAREVVALLQAAVDSRDVDRLTALFDDDAVLIGTAAYNHGPEAVRAYLAAVVGQPGSLRWDLAEVHVVLETADVLGFAAVGQVVFTEDGVDDAAPFRLAVTARRTPAGWRLLSFHGSLPSDW; the protein is encoded by the coding sequence ATGAGCTCCGAGGCCACCGCCCGCGAGGTCGTCGCCCTGCTCCAGGCCGCCGTCGACAGCCGCGACGTCGACCGCCTGACGGCCCTGTTCGACGACGACGCGGTGCTGATCGGCACCGCGGCGTACAACCACGGACCGGAGGCCGTGCGGGCGTACCTGGCGGCCGTCGTCGGTCAGCCGGGATCCCTGCGCTGGGACCTGGCGGAGGTGCACGTCGTGCTGGAGACGGCCGACGTGCTCGGCTTCGCCGCGGTCGGGCAGGTGGTGTTCACCGAGGACGGTGTCGACGACGCGGCACCGTTCCGGCTCGCCGTCACCGCCCGGCGTACGCCGGCGGGCTGGCGGCTGCTGAGCTTCCACGGCTCGCTCCCCAGCGACTGGTGA